In a genomic window of Telopea speciosissima isolate NSW1024214 ecotype Mountain lineage chromosome 5, Tspe_v1, whole genome shotgun sequence:
- the LOC122662459 gene encoding interferon-related developmental regulator 1 — MGKRSSRGKNASMFDSEDDDSASSSSLAMSDLTVSENEDLDSKAQGGGTKVLDESVDALYEKRGSTRENALSVIVEAFTNKLQYQFVEKNCVTLLHPCINSIKKGSSKEISLASHAIGLLALTVGCGDSAAEILEESIPCLSQALKSGSESTKMSSVLDCLAIITFVGGDDPELTERSMQIMWQIIHPKSGPNVSASKTTPAVLTAAISAWSFLLTTVKECNLNSKNWQDSISYFSSLLDKDDRSVRIAAGEALALIFEIGQIDKSSGEDRGSSDSSVHEGNNSGERYAYVQGLRGKILSQVRNLSVEAGGKGSTKKHLGSQRNLFRDIVEFLEDGYCPETSVKIGGDLVNTSTWSQLIQLNFLKRFLGDGFPKHMQENELLHDVFEFTPKKRQVSANEQPLTSGQKRMFKSPNSVYNKARTQFLNKQRQLSQDRNAGHFTVGGGSEEA; from the exons ATGGGTAAAC GTAGTAGTCGTGGTAAGAATGCTTCGATGTTTGACAGTGAAGATGATGATTCTGCTAGTTCCTCATCGCTAGCCATGTCAGACCTGACGGTTTCGGAGAATGAAGATTTGGACAGTAAAGCGCAAGGTGGTGGCACCAAAGTATTAGATGAAAGTGTAGATGCTTTATATGAAAAGAG GGGATCCACAAGAGAGAATGCCTTGTCTGTGATTGTTGAAGCTTTTACCAACAAGCTACAGTATCAATTTGTGGAGAAAAA TTGTGTTACTCTACTTCATCCTTGCATCAATTCCATCAAAAAGGGATCAAGCAAAGAGATATCTTTAGCTTCACATGCCATTG GATTGCTGGCTCTGACGGTTGGTTGCGGGGATAGTGCGGCTGAAATTTTGGAAGAGTCAATTCCTTGTCTTTCTCAAGCTCTAAAATCTGGTTCCGAATCAACTAAGATGTCATCT GTATTGGACTGTTTAGCTATTATCACTTTTGTTGGTGGAGATGACCCTGAATTGACTGAAAGATCAATGCAAATTATGTGGCAGATAATTCATCCAAAGTCAGGTCCCAAT GTGAGTGCAAGTAAGACTACACCTGCTGTGTTGACAGCTGCAATATCTGCTTGGTCATTTCTTCTTACAACCGTGAAAGAATGCAATTTAAATTCTAAGAATTGGCAAGA CTCAATTTCTTACTTTTCGAGTCTACTGGACAAAGATGATCGATCTGTTCGCATTGCGGCTGGTGAAGCATTAGCTCTTATTTTTGAGATAGGACAAATAGATAAATCATCTGGTGAAGACAGGGGTTCTAGTGATAGCTCAGTTCATGAAGGGAATAATTCCGGAGAAAGATATGCTTACGTACAAGGATTGAGGGGGAAAATCCTAAGTCAAGTGAGAAACCTCTCTGTGGAGGCAGGTGGTAAAGGTTCAACTAAGAAACATCTTGGCAGTCAACGTAACTTGTTTCGTGATATTGTCGAATTTCTTGAG GACGGTTACTGCCCAGAAACTTCAGTAAAGATTGGTGGAGATTTAGTAAACACATCAACATGGTCACAATTGATACAG ttaaattttttgaagcGTTTCCTGGGAGATGGATTTCCCAAACATATGCAA GAAAATGAGCTGCTCCACGATGTCTTTGAGTTCACACCAAAGAAAAGACAAGTTTCAGCCAATGAACAGCCTCTGACCAGTGGTCAAAAG AGAATGTTCAAGTCACCAAATTCTGTCTACAACAAGGCCAGGACTCAATTTCTGAACAAGCAGCGTCAGTTATCTCAG GATAGGAATGCTGGGCACTTTACAGTTGGTGGTGGGAGTGAAGAGGCCTAA